In Deltaproteobacteria bacterium GWC2_55_46, a single window of DNA contains:
- a CDS encoding P22 coat - protein 5 family protein, with translation MSNTLTNLVPILYQALDTVSRELTGFIPSVTRDSGVERAALNQSVRSIVAPAATVSDVTPASTVPDDGDQTIGNVEVTISKSRRAPFRWTGEEEVGVNHGPGAGTIQSAQIEQAMRAIVNEIEADIASLYVAASRATGTAGTTPFATTLADTAALRKILSNNGSPLSDLHLVINTDAGTALRTLTQLTNANQAGGDATLRQGELLSLHGFGVQESAQVKSHTKGTGTSYTTTNAGFAIGTTSIPIITGSGTVLAGDTVTFAGDSNKYIVTTGVTEPGTIVIAAPGLRQAIPGSATAMTIGANSVNNLAFARSAIVLATRLPALPSGGDLASDRLAISDARTGLAFEVAMYPGYRQMHYEVSAAWGYKMVKPEHAAILLG, from the coding sequence ATGTCAAACACACTCACAAACCTTGTGCCTATTTTGTACCAGGCCCTTGACACTGTTTCACGCGAACTTACCGGATTCATTCCGTCCGTCACCCGCGACAGCGGAGTTGAACGCGCGGCCCTTAACCAGTCCGTCCGCTCGATAGTGGCCCCGGCTGCTACCGTTTCCGATGTTACTCCGGCCTCGACGGTCCCGGACGACGGCGATCAGACCATCGGCAACGTCGAAGTTACCATAAGCAAGTCCAGGAGAGCGCCCTTCAGGTGGACGGGCGAAGAAGAGGTCGGAGTAAACCACGGCCCCGGCGCTGGTACGATTCAGTCCGCGCAGATAGAACAGGCCATGAGGGCTATCGTTAACGAGATAGAAGCCGACATTGCGAGTCTGTATGTTGCAGCTTCGAGGGCTACTGGTACGGCAGGAACAACGCCTTTTGCTACGACTCTCGCGGACACGGCGGCCCTCCGTAAGATTCTCAGTAATAACGGCAGTCCGTTATCTGACCTGCACCTGGTTATCAACACGGACGCAGGAACGGCCCTGAGGACGCTGACGCAGTTGACAAACGCGAACCAGGCGGGCGGCGATGCGACTCTCAGACAGGGCGAGCTTCTCTCCCTTCACGGCTTCGGCGTGCAGGAGTCCGCGCAGGTCAAGAGCCACACCAAAGGCACGGGCACGTCCTACACCACGACGAACGCGGGGTTTGCTATCGGGACTACTTCCATCCCGATAATCACCGGCTCCGGGACCGTCCTGGCGGGGGACACAGTTACATTTGCCGGAGACTCAAATAAGTATATCGTTACGACCGGGGTTACGGAACCGGGGACGATAGTTATAGCGGCTCCTGGGCTCCGGCAAGCTATTCCGGGGAGCGCCACGGCTATGACCATCGGGGCGAATTCGGTCAACAATCTGGCCTTTGCCCGTTCCGCGATAGTCCTTGCAACGAGGCTGCCCGCGCTTCCTTCTGGCGGGGACCTGGCTTCGGATAGGCTGGCTATCTCGGACGCGAGGACTGGCCTGGCTTTTGAAGTGGCAATGTATCCCGGCTACCGCCAGATGCACTACGAAGTTTCGGCGGCATGGGGCTACAAAATGGTGAAACCCGAGCACGCAGCAATACTGCTCGGATAG
- a CDS encoding addiction module antidote protein, HigA family: MMHNPPHPGEVIKKLCIEPLGLSITETAKALGVSRKTLSELVNGRAGISPEMAVRLSIAFNTTPESWLNQQMQYDLWELRKKKIKVRQLKAA; encoded by the coding sequence ATGATGCACAATCCTCCTCATCCTGGGGAAGTCATAAAGAAGCTCTGCATCGAGCCTTTGGGCCTTTCGATAACCGAGACGGCAAAGGCCCTGGGCGTAAGCCGCAAGACCCTTTCCGAGCTTGTCAATGGAAGGGCTGGCATAAGCCCTGAAATGGCTGTGCGGCTTTCCATAGCCTTCAACACTACCCCGGAGAGCTGGCTTAATCAGCAGATGCAGTATGACCTTTGGGAGTTGAGAAAGAAAAAGATAAAAGTGAGACAGTTGAAGGCGGCTTAA